A genomic window from Onychostoma macrolepis isolate SWU-2019 chromosome 22, ASM1243209v1, whole genome shotgun sequence includes:
- the pvalb7 gene encoding parvalbumin-7 — protein MAMKNLLKEDDIKKALDQFKAADSFDHKKFFDVVGLKALSAENVKLVFKALDVDASGFIEEEELKFVLKGFSADGRDLTDKETKAFLAAADKDGDGKIGIDEFEALVHE, from the exons ATGGCCATGAAAAACCTTTTGAAAGAAGACGACATCAAGAAAGCCCTTGATCAGTTCAAAG CTGCGGACAGCTTCGACCACAAGAAGTTCTTTGACGTGGTGGGACTGAAGGCTCTGTCTGCTGAAAACGTGAAGTTGGTCTTCAAAGCTCTGGATGTGGATGCCAGCGGCTTCATCGAGGAGGAGGAGCTAAA GTTTGTGCTGAAGGGCTTTTCTGCAGATGGCAGAGATCTCACCGATAAGGAGACCAAAGCATTCCTCGCTGCTGCCGACAAGGATGGAGATGGGAAAATTGGCATAGATG